A window of Acipenser ruthenus unplaced genomic scaffold, fAciRut3.2 maternal haplotype, whole genome shotgun sequence contains these coding sequences:
- the LOC117398696 gene encoding ubiquitin thioesterase OTUB1 has translation MAEEKQEPAQREMEDEKRPEKLRSGGNCLAHDEAIMAQQDRIQQEIATSNPLVSERQDLSVLKREYAQEDLVYQQKIKDLHKKYSCIRKTRPDGNCFYRAFGFSHLEALLEDSKELQRFKAVAAQSKVDLVTQGFTEFTIEDFHNTFMDLIELVEKQGSVTDLLNGFNEQSTSDYLVVYLRLLTSGYLQREGGFFEHFIEGGRSVKEFCQQEVEPMSKESDHIHIIALAQALNVSILVEYMDRGEGSSVNHHVFPEGSEPRVYLLYRPGHYDILYK, from the exons ATGGCGGAGGAGAAGCAGGAACCAGCGCAGAGGGAGATGGAAGATGAGAAACGACCAGAAAAACTACGTTCAG GTGGGAACTGCCTGGCACACGATGAGGCTATCATGGCACAGCAAGACCGCATCCAGCAGGAG ATCGCGACCAGTAACCCGCTGGTGTCGGAAAGGCAGGACCTCTCGGTGCTGAAGAGGGAATACGCTCAGGAGGATCTCGTATACCAGCAGAAAATCAAG GACTTGCACAAAAAATACTCGTGCATCCGGAAGACCCGGCCGGATGGAAACTGCTTCTATCGGGCCTTCGGCTTCTCTCACCTCGAGGCTCTGCTGGAGGACAGCAAAGAGCTGCAGAG GTTCAAAGCTGTAGCCGCGCAGAGTAAAGTGGACCTGGTAACTCAGGGCTTCACAGAGTTCACAATCGAAGACTTTCACAACACG TTCATGGACCTGATAGAGCTGGTTGAGAAGCAGGGCTCCGTCACTGACCTCCTCAATGGCTTCAATGAGCAGAGCACCTCTGACTACCTGGTGGTGTACCTGCGGCTGCTCACCTCGGGCTACCTGCAGAGGGAGGGGGGCTTCTTCGAGCACTTCATCGAGGGGGGCCGCTCCGTCAAAGAGTTCTGCCAGCAG GAGGTGGAGCCCATGTCAAAGGAGAGCGATCACATCCACATCATTGCCCTGGCCCAGGCCCTCAACGTGTCCATCCTGGTGGAGTATATGGACCGGGGGGAGGGCAGCTCGGTCAATCACCACGTCTTCCCCGAGGGCAGCGAGCCACgtgtttatttattgtacagACCGGGACACTACGACATTCTCTATAAATAA
- the LOC117398688 gene encoding cytochrome c oxidase subunit 8A, mitochondrial — MSALLRGILSARSAQLMRGHGIVQRANLYAKPAKENIGTAETAIGFMVFTVALLGPAGWVLANLENYKKRD; from the exons ATGTCGGCTCTACTAAGAGGAATCCTGTCCGCCCGCTCTGCCCAGTTAATGAGGGGCCACGGCATTGTCCAGCGGGCTAACCTGTACGCCAAGCCGGCCAAGGAGAACATCGGGACCGCG GAGACGGCCATCGGATTCATGGTATTCACCGTGGCGCTGCTGGGTCCTGCTGGCTGGGTGCTGGCCAACCTGGAGAACTACAAGAAGAGGGACTGA
- the LOC117970847 gene encoding citrate synthase-lysine N-methyltransferase CSKMT, mitochondrial-like translates to MAALLPSRLTRFRAASRLCFPHLCRHHSSLTHELIHNMDKKETWDRFYTENRSQSFRHFDWFFSYRAVSGFLLPFLSAGGSGDASRLVQVLDLGCGTSDIGLGLFRDSPVPVQVHCADISPVAIATMQRQVSECRLEPRNSRSELRFLELDCSDLSGFDSHSVDLVLDKGTTDALLRSRDGGERASRMLCEALQVLRRSGSFLQFSDEDPDARIPWLESESGGAGRASVSVQGLGTHRGVCYYSYILTHRGVC, encoded by the exons ATGGCTGCCTTACTACCGAGCAGATTAACGCGGTTTAGAGCTGCAAGTCGCCTTTGTTTTCCTCACCTCTGCAGACATCACTCCAGCCTCACTC atGAGCTGATTCACAACATGGATAAGAAGGAGACCTGGGACCGCTTCTACACAGAGAACCGATCCCAATCCTTCCGGCACTTCGACTGGTTCTTCAGCTACCGGGCCGTGTCTGGGTTCCTGCTGCCCTTCCTGAGTGCTGGAGGTTCCGGGGATGCTTCTAGACTCGTCCAGGTTCTAGACCTGGGCTGCGGAACGTCAGATATCGGGCTGGGTCTGTTTCGAGACTCCCCGGTGCCGGTGCAGGTTCACTGTGCGGACATCTCTCCCGTCGCCATAGCGACCATGCAGAGACAGGTGTCGGAATGCCGGCTGGAGCCGCGGAATTCCCGGTCGGAGCTGCGTTTCCTGGAGCTCGACTGCTCTGACCTCTCCGGGTTTGATTCCCACTCTGTGGACCTGGTTCTGGATAAAGGCACGACGGACGCTCTGCTGCGGTCCCGGGACGGAGGCGAGAGGGCTTCCCGAATGCTGTGCGAGGCTCTCCAGGTGCTGCGGCGCTCAGGCTCCTTCCTACAGTTTTCCGATGAGGATCCAGACGCTCGCATTCCCTGGCTGGAGAGCGAGAGCGGCGGGGCGGGGCGGGCGAGTGTGAGTGTGCAGGGCCTGggcacacacagaggggtgtgttactacagctacatcctcacacacagaggggtgtgttag